The following proteins are encoded in a genomic region of Mycobacterium kiyosense:
- a CDS encoding acetyl-CoA acetyltransferase, with translation MICEPVRTPIGRYGGMFKSLSAVELGVAALQGLLDRTGIAPEAVRDVILGHCYPSAEAPAIGRVVALDAGLPVTVPGMQVDRRCGSGLQAVIQACLQVSTGNDDLVIAGGCESMSNVTFYSTDMRWGGARSGVRIHDALARGRSTAGGRNYPVPGGMLETAENLRRQYGISRQEQDELAVRSHQRAVAAQKDGLLAEEIIPVTVRTRSGDERIDTDEHPRADTSVESLSRLKPVLGKDDPDATVTAGNASGQNDAAAMCVVTTPEKAAQLGLTPLVRLVSWAQAGVAPNVMGIGPVPATEAALAKAGLKLSDIDLIELNEAFAAQALAVMREWNFGAADHDRTNVLGSGISLGHPVGATGGRMLATLARELYRRQARYGLETMCIGGGQGLAAIFERVGAL, from the coding sequence GTGATCTGCGAACCGGTCCGCACTCCGATCGGCCGCTACGGCGGAATGTTCAAGTCGCTGTCCGCCGTTGAGCTGGGCGTCGCTGCCCTGCAGGGTCTGCTCGACCGCACCGGCATCGCTCCCGAGGCGGTCCGGGATGTCATCCTGGGGCACTGCTATCCCAGCGCCGAGGCCCCGGCCATCGGTCGGGTGGTGGCGCTGGATGCCGGGCTGCCAGTGACGGTGCCTGGCATGCAGGTCGACCGTCGCTGCGGCTCGGGGTTGCAGGCGGTGATCCAGGCATGCCTGCAGGTGAGCACCGGCAACGACGACCTGGTGATTGCCGGTGGCTGCGAGAGCATGAGCAACGTCACGTTCTATTCCACCGATATGCGTTGGGGCGGAGCGCGATCCGGGGTGCGCATCCACGACGCCCTGGCCCGCGGCCGCAGCACCGCCGGCGGCCGCAACTACCCGGTGCCCGGCGGCATGCTGGAGACCGCCGAGAACCTGCGCCGGCAGTACGGCATCTCCCGGCAGGAACAGGACGAGCTCGCGGTGCGCTCACACCAGCGTGCGGTGGCCGCGCAGAAGGACGGCCTGCTAGCCGAAGAGATCATCCCGGTCACGGTCCGCACCCGCTCGGGCGACGAGCGGATCGACACCGACGAGCATCCCCGCGCCGACACCTCGGTGGAGTCGTTGAGCAGGCTCAAACCCGTTCTCGGCAAAGACGATCCGGATGCGACGGTGACCGCCGGCAATGCCAGTGGCCAGAACGACGCGGCCGCCATGTGCGTGGTGACCACACCGGAGAAGGCCGCCCAACTCGGGTTGACGCCATTGGTGCGGTTGGTGTCCTGGGCGCAAGCCGGGGTGGCGCCGAACGTCATGGGAATCGGGCCGGTGCCCGCTACCGAAGCCGCGCTGGCCAAGGCCGGCCTGAAGCTGAGCGACATCGACCTCATCGAGCTCAATGAGGCGTTCGCCGCCCAGGCGCTCGCGGTGATGCGGGAGTGGAACTTCGGCGCCGCCGACCATGACCGGACCAATGTGCTGGGCTCCGGCATCTCGCTGGGCCACCCGGTCGGGGCGACCGGCGGCCGGATGCTGGCCACTCTGGCGCGTGAACTCTACCGGCGCCAGGCGCGCTACGGCCTGGAGACCATGTGCATCGGCGGCGGTCAGGGGTTGGCTGCCATCTTCGAGCGGGTCGGGGCGCTGTGA
- a CDS encoding dehydratase, whose product MTLPLTGVRIVEVSSFVAAPLCGMTLSQLGAQVIRVDPIGGASDTQRWPLAEDGTSIYWTGLNKGKRSATIDLRSPEGQDLVQRLIVEGDGIVVTNSAGLSWLSHEALAAKRSDVIHLQLLGRGDGSTGVDYTVNAAIGFPLVTGPADYAGPINHVLPAWDVSCGLYAALAVVAAVHRRDQSGSGARITLALEDVALATAGNLGLLTEPQILGTQRPRVGNSIFGQYGQDFVSRDGARFMVVLLTRRHFRDLVEVTGTGAAMAALADALGADFGTEGDRYRYRDVLSGLFGTWFADHTAEEIEAGLSGSTVLFERYRTFAEVAADPKVTANPLFSRLQQPGVGEYLAPALPVAFDGEHPASIAAPGLGADTADLLSELGLTAAEIARLVAAKTIGTQ is encoded by the coding sequence GTGACGCTGCCACTGACCGGTGTGCGCATCGTCGAGGTGTCCAGCTTCGTCGCCGCGCCGCTGTGCGGCATGACGCTGAGTCAACTCGGTGCGCAGGTGATCCGCGTCGATCCGATCGGCGGTGCCTCCGATACCCAACGGTGGCCGCTGGCCGAGGACGGCACCTCGATCTACTGGACCGGACTGAACAAGGGAAAGCGTTCGGCCACCATCGATCTGCGCTCACCCGAGGGACAGGATCTGGTGCAGCGGCTGATCGTGGAAGGCGACGGAATCGTCGTCACCAACTCGGCCGGGCTGTCCTGGCTGAGCCATGAAGCATTGGCGGCCAAGCGATCCGACGTCATCCACCTCCAATTGCTGGGGCGCGGTGACGGATCCACCGGGGTGGACTACACCGTGAACGCGGCCATTGGATTCCCGTTGGTCACCGGTCCGGCTGACTACGCAGGTCCGATCAACCACGTGCTGCCGGCGTGGGACGTCAGCTGTGGTCTGTACGCTGCACTCGCCGTGGTCGCCGCGGTGCACCGCCGCGACCAGTCCGGATCGGGTGCGCGAATCACCCTGGCGCTGGAAGACGTTGCGCTGGCCACCGCGGGCAACCTCGGGCTGCTCACCGAACCGCAGATACTCGGAACCCAGCGACCGCGGGTCGGCAATTCCATTTTCGGCCAGTACGGTCAGGACTTCGTCAGCCGCGACGGAGCCAGGTTCATGGTGGTGCTGTTGACGCGCAGGCACTTTCGCGATCTGGTCGAGGTGACCGGCACCGGGGCGGCGATGGCCGCACTGGCCGACGCGCTGGGTGCGGACTTCGGCACGGAGGGTGACCGATACCGCTACCGCGACGTACTCTCCGGGCTTTTCGGCACCTGGTTCGCCGACCACACCGCCGAAGAGATCGAGGCCGGGCTCTCGGGCAGCACCGTGCTCTTCGAGCGGTACCGTACCTTCGCCGAAGTGGCCGCCGACCCGAAAGTGACTGCGAATCCGCTGTTTTCCCGGTTGCAACAGCCGGGTGTGGGGGAGTATTTGGCTCCCGCCCTGCCGGTGGCGTTCGACGGTGAACATCCGGCCAGCATCGCCGCGCCGGGGCTGGGGGCCGACACCGCCGACCTGCTCTCCGAACTGGGTCTGACCGCGGCGGAGATCGCGCGCCTGGTGGCCGCGAAAACGATAGGGACGCAATGA
- the fabG2 gene encoding putative oxidoreductase, with protein sequence MSLLEGQTAVVTGGAQGLGFAIAERFIAEGARVVLGDVNLEATQAAAEKLGGEQVAVAVRCDVTKADEVQNLIQTAIDRFGALDIMVNNAGITRDATMRKMTEEQFDQVIAVHLKGTWNGTRLAAAVMRETKRGVIINMSSISGKVGMIGQTNYSAAKAGIVGMTKAAAKELAYLGIRVNAIQPGLIRSAMTEAMPQRIWDSKVAEVPMGRAGEPSEVASVALFLASDLSSYMTGTVMEITGGRHL encoded by the coding sequence ATGTCGTTGCTGGAGGGTCAGACCGCGGTGGTCACCGGGGGTGCGCAAGGCCTTGGTTTCGCCATTGCCGAGCGGTTCATCGCCGAGGGTGCGCGAGTGGTGCTCGGTGATGTCAACCTCGAAGCGACGCAGGCCGCGGCCGAGAAACTGGGCGGCGAGCAGGTGGCCGTCGCGGTCCGCTGCGACGTCACGAAAGCGGACGAGGTGCAGAACCTGATCCAGACCGCGATCGACCGTTTCGGCGCGCTGGACATCATGGTCAACAACGCCGGCATCACCCGCGACGCGACCATGCGCAAGATGACCGAAGAACAGTTCGACCAGGTGATCGCAGTGCACCTGAAGGGCACCTGGAACGGCACGCGGTTGGCCGCCGCAGTTATGCGCGAGACGAAGCGCGGCGTCATCATCAACATGTCCTCGATCTCGGGCAAGGTCGGCATGATCGGGCAGACCAACTACTCCGCGGCCAAGGCCGGCATCGTCGGCATGACCAAGGCCGCCGCCAAAGAGCTTGCCTACCTGGGTATTCGGGTCAACGCGATCCAGCCCGGTCTGATTCGTTCAGCGATGACCGAAGCGATGCCGCAGCGGATTTGGGACTCCAAGGTCGCCGAGGTGCCGATGGGCCGCGCCGGTGAACCCAGCGAAGTGGCCAGTGTCGCCCTGTTCCTGGCCTCTGACCTCTCGTCCTACATGACCGGGACCGTGATGGAGATCACCGGGGGCCGACACCTGTGA
- a CDS encoding hypothetical protein (frameshifted, insertion at around 4299363;~possible pseudo due to internal stop codon), whose product MTVPDFGARPQLSEDVAAFVRKRIFEGTYAAGQYVRLDQLAAELGVSVTPVREALFALRAEGLVAQQPRRGFQVLPLTRRDLADVANVQAHVGGELAARAASHITDAQLAAGTERDSGAAGGGGLCRPR is encoded by the coding sequence ATGACGGTTCCGGATTTCGGTGCGCGTCCTCAGCTTTCCGAGGACGTCGCGGCCTTTGTCCGAAAGCGGATCTTCGAGGGCACCTACGCCGCCGGTCAGTACGTGCGGTTGGACCAGTTAGCCGCAGAACTGGGCGTCAGCGTCACGCCGGTGCGTGAGGCGTTGTTCGCGTTGCGCGCCGAAGGCCTTGTCGCGCAACAGCCCCGACGTGGTTTCCAGGTGCTGCCCTTGACCCGGCGCGACCTCGCCGATGTCGCCAATGTGCAGGCCCACGTGGGTGGCGAGCTGGCGGCTCGGGCCGCCTCGCACATCACCGATGCCCAGCTAGCTGCGGGAACTGAAAGAGATTCAGGCGCAGCTGGAGGAGGAGGCCTATGCAGACCACGATGA
- a CDS encoding hypothetical protein (frameshifted, insertion at around 4299357) encodes MSQITRYAPESVFPMIEHWPDQAVKDHRRVLAALAERNEESARRAMSEHLAASAIPLIEHLIERGVVAQPASDAAAPPQ; translated from the coding sequence ATGTCTCAGATCACCCGGTACGCGCCCGAATCGGTGTTCCCGATGATCGAGCACTGGCCCGACCAGGCCGTCAAGGACCACCGTCGGGTGCTCGCCGCGCTGGCTGAGCGCAACGAGGAGTCGGCTCGTCGGGCGATGTCGGAACACCTTGCCGCCAGCGCTATTCCGCTGATCGAGCATCTCATCGAGCGGGGAGTGGTTGCGCAACCGGCGTCGGATGCTGCGGCGCCGCCGCAGTAG
- a CDS encoding acyl-CoA dehydrogenase, with protein MTRLAQTLGLTEIQTEIVTTVRQFVDKEIIPNAPELERSDTYPQAIVDGLREMGLFGLMIPEEYGGLGESLLTYALCVEELARGWMSVSGVLNTHFIVAYMLRQHGTEEQKQRFLPRMAVGETRGAFSMSEPELGSDVAAIRTRATRNADGTYTIDGQKMWLTNGGSSTLVAVLVRTDEGADKPHRNLTAFLVEKPVGFGEVVPGLIIPGKIDKLGYKGIDTTELIFDGYGASADDILGGKPGQGFFQMMDGIEVGRVNVSARACGVGIRAFELAVRYAQQRQTFGKPIAEHQAIAFQLAEMATKVEAAHLMMVNAARLKDSGERNDVAAGMAKYLASEFCSEVTQQSFRIHGGYGYSKEYEIERLMRDAPFLLIGEGTSEIQKQIISKRLLDEYRM; from the coding sequence ATGACAAGACTCGCCCAGACCCTCGGCCTGACCGAGATCCAGACCGAGATCGTCACCACGGTAAGGCAGTTCGTCGATAAGGAGATTATTCCGAACGCGCCCGAACTCGAGCGCAGCGACACCTACCCGCAGGCGATCGTGGACGGCTTGCGCGAGATGGGCCTGTTCGGGTTGATGATCCCCGAGGAGTACGGCGGTCTGGGGGAGTCGCTGCTGACCTATGCGTTGTGCGTGGAAGAGCTGGCGCGCGGCTGGATGAGCGTGTCCGGCGTGCTCAACACCCACTTCATCGTGGCCTACATGTTGCGCCAGCACGGCACTGAGGAACAGAAGCAGCGCTTCCTGCCGCGGATGGCGGTCGGCGAAACCCGTGGCGCCTTCTCGATGTCGGAGCCGGAGCTGGGTTCCGACGTGGCCGCGATCCGGACCCGCGCGACCCGCAATGCGGACGGCACCTACACGATCGACGGCCAGAAGATGTGGCTGACCAACGGCGGCAGCTCCACGCTGGTCGCCGTATTGGTACGCACCGACGAGGGCGCCGACAAGCCGCACCGCAACCTGACCGCCTTCCTGGTCGAAAAGCCGGTCGGCTTCGGTGAAGTCGTGCCCGGCCTGATCATTCCCGGCAAGATCGACAAGCTCGGCTACAAAGGCATCGACACCACCGAACTCATCTTCGACGGCTACGGTGCCAGCGCCGATGACATTCTCGGCGGCAAGCCGGGGCAGGGTTTCTTCCAGATGATGGACGGCATCGAAGTCGGTCGTGTCAACGTTTCGGCGCGGGCCTGCGGCGTCGGTATCCGCGCCTTCGAGTTGGCGGTGCGCTATGCCCAGCAGCGCCAGACGTTCGGTAAGCCGATCGCCGAGCACCAGGCCATCGCGTTCCAGCTGGCCGAGATGGCCACCAAAGTCGAAGCCGCGCACCTGATGATGGTCAACGCGGCGCGGCTCAAGGACTCCGGCGAGCGCAACGACGTGGCGGCGGGAATGGCGAAATACCTTGCCAGCGAATTCTGCTCGGAGGTGACGCAGCAGAGCTTCCGGATCCACGGCGGTTACGGTTACTCCAAGGAGTACGAGATCGAGCGGCTGATGCGTGACGCGCCGTTCCTGCTGATCGGCGAGGGAACCAGCGAAATCCAGAAGCAGATCATCAGCAAACGCCTGCTCGACGAGTATCGGATGTGA